A DNA window from Kitasatospora atroaurantiaca contains the following coding sequences:
- the leuC gene encoding 3-isopropylmalate dehydratase large subunit, with the protein MGRTLAEKVWDDHVVRRAEGEPDLLYIDLHLLHEVTSPQAFDGLRLAGRQVRRTDLTIATEDHNTPTLDIDKPIADPVSRVQLETLRKNAAEFGVRIHSLGDVEQGVVHVVGPQLGLTQPGTTVVCGDSHTSTHGAFGALAFGIGTSQVEHVLATQTLPLAPFRTMAITVEGELPDGVTAKDLILAVITKIGTGGGQGYVLEYRGSAIRSLSMEARMTICNMSIEAGARAGMIAPDQTTFDYLEGRPHAPKGEDWDAAVEYWKTLATDEDAVFDHEIFIDATELTPFVTWGTNPGQGAPLGANVPDPASFDDPSERTAAENALKYMGLEAGTPLREVKVDAVFVGSCTNGRIEDLRAAAAIVEGRKVADGVRMLVVPGSVRVALQAIEEGLDKVFTAAGAEWRHAGCSMCLGMNPDQLAPGERCASTSNRNFEGRQGKGGRTHLVSPQVAAATAVLGRLAAPADLSSDVAVEV; encoded by the coding sequence ATGGGACGGACACTCGCAGAGAAGGTCTGGGACGACCACGTCGTCCGGCGCGCCGAGGGCGAGCCCGACCTGCTCTACATCGATCTGCACCTGCTGCACGAGGTGACCAGCCCCCAGGCCTTCGACGGTCTCCGGCTGGCCGGGCGCCAGGTCCGCCGGACCGATCTCACGATCGCGACCGAGGACCACAACACCCCCACCCTCGACATCGACAAGCCCATCGCCGACCCGGTCTCCCGGGTCCAGCTGGAGACGCTGCGCAAGAACGCGGCCGAGTTCGGCGTCCGCATTCACTCGCTGGGCGACGTCGAGCAGGGCGTCGTCCACGTGGTCGGCCCGCAGCTGGGCCTGACCCAGCCCGGCACCACCGTGGTCTGTGGCGACTCTCACACCTCCACCCACGGCGCCTTCGGCGCGCTGGCGTTCGGCATCGGCACCAGCCAGGTCGAGCACGTGCTGGCCACCCAGACGCTGCCGCTGGCCCCCTTCAGGACCATGGCGATCACCGTCGAGGGCGAGCTGCCCGACGGTGTCACCGCCAAGGACCTGATCCTGGCCGTCATCACGAAGATCGGCACCGGCGGCGGCCAGGGCTATGTCCTGGAGTACCGCGGCTCGGCCATCCGCAGCCTCTCCATGGAGGCCCGGATGACCATCTGCAACATGTCCATCGAGGCGGGCGCCCGGGCCGGCATGATCGCCCCGGACCAGACCACCTTCGACTACCTCGAGGGCCGTCCGCACGCCCCCAAGGGCGAGGACTGGGACGCCGCGGTCGAGTACTGGAAGACCCTGGCCACCGACGAGGACGCGGTCTTCGACCACGAGATCTTCATCGACGCGACCGAGCTGACCCCGTTCGTCACCTGGGGCACCAACCCGGGCCAGGGCGCCCCGCTGGGCGCCAACGTGCCGGACCCGGCCTCGTTCGACGACCCGTCGGAGCGGACCGCCGCCGAGAACGCGCTCAAGTACATGGGCCTGGAGGCCGGTACGCCGCTGCGCGAGGTCAAGGTCGACGCCGTCTTCGTCGGCTCCTGCACCAACGGCCGGATCGAGGACCTGCGCGCCGCCGCCGCCATCGTCGAGGGCCGCAAGGTCGCCGACGGGGTACGGATGCTGGTCGTGCCCGGCTCCGTCCGGGTCGCCCTGCAGGCGATCGAGGAGGGCCTGGACAAGGTCTTCACCGCCGCCGGTGCCGAGTGGCGCCACGCGGGCTGCTCGATGTGCCTGGGCATGAACCCGGACCAGCTGGCCCCGGGCGAGCGCTGCGCCTCCACCTCCAACCGCAACTTCGAGGGCCGGCAGGGCAAGGGCGGACGCACCCACCTGGTCTCGCCCCAGGTCGCCGCCGCGACCGCCGTGCTGGGCCGCCTGGCGGCTCCCGCCGATCTGTCGTCCGACGTCGCTGTGGAGGTCTGA
- the leuD gene encoding 3-isopropylmalate dehydratase small subunit translates to MEKFTTHTGRAVPLRRSNVDTDQIIPAHWLKKVTRTGFEDGLFEAWRKDETFVLNQPERQGATVLVAGPEFGTGSSREHAVWALQNYGFQAVISSRFADIFRGNSLKNGLLTVLLPQETVERLWALTEADPTAEITVDLEAREVRAEGVTASFELDDNVRWRLLNGLDDISITLQNEPDIAAFEATRPAFKPRTLPIA, encoded by the coding sequence ATGGAGAAGTTCACCACGCACACCGGCCGGGCCGTCCCGCTGCGCCGCAGCAACGTCGACACCGACCAGATCATCCCGGCCCACTGGCTGAAGAAGGTCACCCGTACCGGCTTCGAGGACGGGCTCTTCGAGGCCTGGCGCAAGGACGAGACCTTCGTCCTCAACCAGCCCGAGCGCCAGGGCGCCACCGTCCTGGTCGCCGGCCCCGAGTTCGGCACCGGCTCCTCCCGTGAGCACGCCGTCTGGGCGCTGCAGAACTACGGCTTCCAGGCGGTCATCTCCTCCCGCTTCGCCGACATCTTCCGCGGCAACTCGCTGAAGAACGGCCTGCTGACGGTGCTCCTGCCGCAGGAGACCGTCGAGCGGCTCTGGGCGTTGACCGAGGCCGACCCGACCGCCGAGATCACCGTCGACCTGGAGGCCCGCGAGGTCCGCGCCGAGGGTGTCACGGCCTCCTTCGAGTTGGACGACAACGTCCGCTGGCGTCTGCTGAACGGCCTGGACGACATCAGCATCACGCTCCAGAACGAGCCCGACATCGCCGCCTTCGAGGCGACTCGCCCGGCCTTCAAGCCTCGTACGCTGCCGATCGCCTGA
- a CDS encoding GntR family transcriptional regulator yields the protein MSSDEHPYLRIADELRRRIAEGEWQIGDRLPSRAQLAEFYGVGPNVLQRAQERLITEGLLEGRAGSGTYVRVPAERRRMLRSRHLGLHGAAPFRPDIGESGPSGTWESQSYARTPASAEIATRLGIEPGESTVRTCYEFLIDGQPVQLAESWEPMAVTDGSPVLLPELGPLAGKGVVERMAAIGVTVDFAVESPRPARATQQQAHLLGISAGDLVTLVERTYFDLDGRAVETADIVIPDSRWEISYELPVERP from the coding sequence ATGTCATCGGATGAGCACCCGTACCTGCGGATCGCCGACGAGCTGCGCCGCCGCATCGCCGAGGGTGAGTGGCAGATCGGCGACCGGCTGCCCTCGCGGGCTCAGCTCGCGGAGTTCTACGGGGTCGGCCCCAACGTGCTGCAGCGGGCCCAGGAGCGGCTGATCACCGAGGGTCTGCTGGAGGGCCGCGCCGGTTCCGGCACCTACGTCCGCGTCCCCGCCGAGCGGCGCCGCATGCTCCGCTCGCGCCACCTCGGACTGCACGGCGCGGCGCCTTTCCGCCCCGACATAGGCGAGTCCGGCCCGAGCGGCACCTGGGAGTCCCAGAGCTACGCCCGTACGCCGGCGTCGGCGGAGATCGCCACCCGCCTGGGCATCGAGCCGGGCGAGTCGACGGTGCGGACCTGCTACGAGTTCCTGATCGACGGTCAGCCCGTCCAGCTCGCGGAGAGTTGGGAGCCGATGGCCGTCACGGACGGCTCCCCGGTGCTGCTGCCCGAACTCGGGCCGCTGGCGGGCAAGGGCGTGGTCGAGCGGATGGCGGCGATCGGCGTCACGGTGGACTTCGCCGTGGAGAGCCCCCGCCCGGCCCGGGCCACCCAGCAGCAGGCACACCTGCTCGGCATCTCGGCCGGGGATCTGGTGACGCTGGTCGAGCGGACCTATTTCGACCTGGACGGCCGCGCGGTCGAGACGGCCGACATCGTGATTCCGGATTCGCGCTGGGAGATCAGTTACGAACTCCCGGTCGAACGCCCGTAG
- the gltX gene encoding glutamate--tRNA ligase, producing MANTDPSVRVRFCPSPTGNPHVGLVRTALFNWAFARHHGGTLVFRIEDTDAARDSEDSYNQLLDAMRWLGFDWDEGPEVGGPHEPYRQSQRMDIYADVARKLHEGGFAYHCYCNTEELDARREAARAAGKPSGYDGHCRELTADQIEVYRLDGRQPILRFRMPEQTIVFDDLVRGKLSFEPENVPDYGIVRANGAPLYTLVNPVDDALMGITHVLRGEDLLSSTPRQIALYAALARIGVGNGTTPRFGHLPYVMGEGNKKLSKRDPQASLNLYRERGFLPEGLLNYLSLLGWSLAEDRDLFSMDELVANFDISKVNANPARFDLKKCEAINAHHLRELAPDDFVRRLVPYLQAPGLLPAEPTAEQLDLLAKVAPLTQERMVVLSEIVNMAGFLFVAPADFTVDPEDAAKVLTADARPVLEASIKALEELADFTPEPIQAALREALVDGLGIKPKFAFTPLRVAVTGRRVSPPLFESMELLGRAETLRRLTAALELVPAS from the coding sequence GTGGCTAACACTGACCCGTCCGTGCGGGTTCGCTTCTGTCCCTCCCCGACCGGGAACCCGCATGTCGGCCTGGTCCGCACCGCCCTCTTCAACTGGGCCTTCGCCCGCCACCACGGCGGCACGCTGGTCTTCCGGATCGAGGACACCGACGCGGCCCGCGACTCCGAGGACTCGTACAACCAGCTGCTGGACGCCATGCGCTGGCTCGGCTTCGACTGGGACGAGGGCCCGGAGGTCGGCGGTCCGCACGAGCCGTACCGCCAGTCGCAGCGGATGGACATCTACGCGGACGTCGCCCGGAAGTTGCACGAGGGCGGGTTCGCGTACCACTGCTACTGCAACACCGAGGAGCTGGACGCCCGCCGCGAGGCTGCCCGCGCCGCAGGCAAGCCCTCCGGCTACGACGGGCACTGCCGCGAGCTGACGGCGGACCAGATCGAGGTGTACCGGCTGGACGGCCGGCAGCCGATCCTGCGCTTCCGGATGCCCGAGCAGACCATCGTCTTCGACGACCTGGTCCGCGGGAAGCTCAGCTTCGAGCCGGAGAACGTGCCGGACTACGGCATCGTCCGGGCCAACGGCGCGCCGCTGTACACCCTGGTCAACCCCGTGGACGACGCCCTGATGGGCATCACCCACGTGCTGCGCGGCGAGGACCTGCTCTCGTCCACGCCGCGTCAGATCGCCCTGTACGCCGCGCTGGCCCGGATCGGTGTCGGCAACGGCACCACCCCGCGCTTCGGCCACCTGCCGTACGTGATGGGCGAGGGCAACAAGAAGCTCTCCAAGCGCGACCCGCAGGCCTCGCTCAACCTCTACCGCGAGCGCGGCTTCCTGCCCGAGGGCCTGCTCAACTACCTCTCGCTGCTGGGCTGGTCGCTCGCCGAGGACCGCGATCTCTTCTCGATGGACGAGCTGGTCGCCAACTTCGACATCTCCAAGGTGAACGCCAACCCGGCGCGCTTCGACCTGAAGAAGTGCGAGGCGATCAACGCCCACCACCTGCGTGAGCTCGCCCCGGACGACTTCGTCCGCCGCCTGGTGCCGTACCTGCAGGCCCCCGGCCTGCTGCCGGCGGAGCCGACGGCCGAGCAGCTCGACCTGCTCGCCAAGGTGGCGCCGCTCACCCAGGAGCGGATGGTCGTGCTGAGCGAGATCGTCAACATGGCGGGCTTCCTCTTCGTCGCCCCGGCCGACTTCACGGTCGACCCCGAGGACGCGGCCAAGGTGCTCACGGCAGACGCCCGTCCGGTGCTGGAGGCCAGCATCAAGGCGCTGGAGGAGCTGGCGGACTTCACTCCCGAGCCGATCCAGGCCGCGCTGCGCGAGGCCCTGGTGGACGGGCTGGGCATCAAGCCCAAGTTCGCCTTCACCCCGCTGCGGGTGGCCGTCACCGGCCGCCGGGTCTCCCCGCCGCTGTTCGAGTCGATGGAGCTGCTCGGCCGCGCCGAGACGCTGCGCCGCCTGACGGCCGCTCTGGAGCTCGTCCCGGCCTCCTGA
- a CDS encoding sensor histidine kinase, giving the protein MAGPHQAAPITGPGEHAVGGSAEPDQRSAEGAEQAEKRSGRSRLRGTLNRRRATGLSRFAMRNWRIRTRLIALLLLPVVVALVLGGLRVESSLQNSKQLAQMTDLADLAKKATALANALQTERDISAGPLTAGGAKQDDEVVNSRKVTDDLSKAFAASADNFDELDLAGGKALLLQVRKDLNQLSEARSNAYTNVNNIQATITNYDVIIKDLLGITQDIAIASNSTELVKVTRALHQFSLAKENTSMQRALISAALARPDGPDLSASDETFGIRLQTSEDNALTNFTAIYGDNEAKALRSNLSFNQVIADADRYTKAVLNPNGIKQAENRSYKDWYDSATSKITAEQKIENSLLEVLDGKAGQLQSDADTQALVNGALIALVLIVAIAGAALVARSMVRSLTRLQTAAEDVAERRLPELVKTLSESDPHEVDVTVAPVGVDSADEIGHVAHAFDMVHREAVRLAAEQALLRGNINSMFTNLSRRSQGLIQRQLSLISELESREADPDQLASLFKLDHLATRMRRNGENLLVLAGEDPGRRWTRPVPLVDVLRAAASEVEQYERIELAAVPSAEVAGRVVNDLVHLLAELLENATSFSSPQTRVRVTGHALPDGRVLVEIHDTGIGLSPDDLADINERLANPPVVDVSVSRRMGLFVVGRLSLRHGIRIQLRPSDSGGTTALVMLPVDVTNSADRRSNARPGSAPGKPQRGVGPTPRQQGRPSAADALAGRSAAALGQGGAGAPTGRPQLPQSPQGGAPQGGRPGAPAPAGAPTGSLPTREVGQALRETPPGQPPRRTPGASGAPGGPGAPLGPGGGLPRRGQQEQGLPAGGRRPAQERPRPGGELPEGGGDRFAERPQHGWAGQPTGGQPGQGQQGQGQPGRRPQDGPPQRQQYAQGRPQAPEAPQQAPAPLEAAPVESTVQFARPRFEASEIDPRDPLGLGLVEPVLPSVPNPAAQPPQQAYPQQQATQQRPAERQQPMALPTGPGGEDAQWYRNDAQQGQQAPQGRPGEGDARTRPYQPQRPGTTAPGADSRQASQQRPQQERQRPNGPADAPWRPSANDERWRRAEQVREPSTSGVTMSGLPRRTPQANLVSGTAEAAPLTGPQVSRAPEEVRGRLTNLRRGIQQGRQAGVDASQTGRQGQPQQRFDGFGGARGNGGNGVNGGNGEFGPDHQER; this is encoded by the coding sequence GTGGCAGGCCCCCACCAGGCAGCGCCGATCACGGGCCCCGGCGAACACGCAGTCGGCGGCAGCGCCGAGCCCGACCAGAGAAGTGCCGAAGGCGCTGAGCAGGCCGAGAAGCGCAGCGGCCGCTCACGCCTGCGCGGAACGCTGAACCGCCGCCGGGCCACCGGTCTGAGCCGGTTCGCGATGCGCAACTGGCGCATCCGTACCCGCCTGATCGCGCTGCTGCTGCTCCCCGTGGTCGTCGCCCTGGTCCTCGGTGGCCTGCGCGTGGAGTCCTCGCTGCAGAACTCCAAGCAGCTGGCCCAGATGACCGACCTCGCGGATCTGGCCAAGAAGGCCACGGCCCTGGCCAACGCCCTGCAGACCGAGCGCGACATCAGCGCCGGTCCGCTGACCGCGGGCGGCGCCAAGCAGGACGACGAGGTGGTCAACTCCCGCAAGGTCACCGACGACCTGAGCAAGGCCTTCGCGGCCAGCGCCGACAACTTCGACGAGCTCGACCTGGCCGGTGGCAAGGCCCTGCTGCTGCAGGTCCGCAAGGACCTCAACCAGCTCTCCGAGGCCCGCAGCAACGCCTACACCAACGTCAACAACATCCAGGCCACGATCACGAACTACGACGTGATCATCAAGGACCTGCTGGGCATCACCCAGGACATCGCGATCGCCTCGAACAGCACCGAGCTGGTCAAGGTCACCCGCGCCCTGCACCAGTTCTCGCTGGCCAAGGAGAACACCTCGATGCAGCGCGCGCTGATCAGCGCCGCTCTGGCCCGTCCCGACGGCCCCGACCTCAGCGCCTCCGACGAGACCTTCGGCATCCGGCTGCAGACCTCCGAGGACAACGCGCTCACCAACTTCACCGCCATCTACGGCGACAACGAGGCCAAGGCGCTCCGCTCCAACCTCAGCTTCAACCAGGTGATCGCGGACGCGGACCGCTACACCAAGGCCGTCCTCAACCCGAACGGCATCAAGCAGGCCGAGAACCGCAGCTACAAGGACTGGTACGACAGCGCCACCTCGAAGATCACTGCCGAGCAGAAGATCGAGAACAGCCTGCTCGAAGTCCTCGACGGCAAGGCCGGCCAGCTGCAGTCCGACGCCGACACCCAGGCCCTGGTCAACGGCGCGCTGATCGCCCTCGTCCTCATCGTCGCCATCGCCGGCGCCGCCCTGGTGGCCCGCTCGATGGTGCGCTCGCTGACCCGTCTGCAGACCGCCGCCGAGGACGTCGCCGAGCGGCGGCTGCCCGAGCTGGTCAAGACGCTCTCCGAGAGCGACCCGCACGAGGTCGACGTCACCGTCGCGCCGGTCGGTGTCGACTCGGCGGACGAGATCGGCCATGTGGCCCACGCCTTCGACATGGTGCACCGCGAGGCCGTCCGCCTCGCCGCCGAGCAGGCGCTGCTGCGAGGCAACATCAACTCGATGTTCACCAACCTCTCGCGCCGCAGCCAGGGCCTCATCCAGCGCCAGCTGTCGCTGATCTCCGAGCTGGAGAGCCGCGAGGCGGACCCGGACCAGCTGGCCAGCCTCTTCAAGCTGGACCACCTCGCGACCCGTATGCGCCGTAACGGCGAAAACCTCCTCGTCCTCGCGGGCGAGGACCCGGGCCGCCGTTGGACCCGTCCCGTCCCGCTGGTCGACGTGCTCCGTGCCGCCGCCTCTGAGGTGGAGCAGTACGAACGCATCGAGCTGGCCGCCGTGCCGTCGGCCGAGGTCGCCGGCCGCGTCGTCAACGACCTCGTCCACCTGCTCGCCGAGCTGCTCGAGAACGCCACCTCGTTCTCCAGCCCGCAGACCCGCGTCCGGGTCACCGGCCACGCGCTGCCGGACGGCCGCGTGCTGGTCGAGATCCACGACACCGGCATCGGGCTCTCCCCCGACGACCTCGCGGACATCAACGAGCGCCTGGCCAACCCGCCGGTCGTGGACGTCTCCGTCTCCCGCCGCATGGGCCTCTTCGTGGTCGGCCGCCTGTCCCTGCGACACGGCATCCGGATCCAGCTCCGCCCGAGCGACTCGGGCGGCACCACCGCGCTCGTCATGCTCCCGGTCGACGTCACCAACTCGGCCGACCGCCGCAGCAACGCCCGTCCCGGCTCCGCGCCGGGCAAGCCGCAGCGCGGGGTCGGTCCGACGCCGCGCCAGCAGGGCCGCCCGAGTGCGGCCGACGCACTGGCGGGCCGCAGCGCGGCCGCGCTCGGCCAGGGTGGGGCGGGTGCGCCGACCGGCCGTCCGCAGCTCCCGCAGAGTCCTCAGGGCGGTGCCCCGCAGGGCGGCCGTCCCGGCGCCCCGGCTCCGGCCGGTGCCCCGACCGGCTCGCTGCCGACCCGCGAGGTCGGCCAGGCGCTCCGTGAGACCCCGCCCGGCCAGCCCCCGCGGCGTACGCCCGGCGCCTCCGGCGCTCCGGGTGGTCCGGGTGCCCCGCTCGGCCCCGGTGGCGGTCTGCCGCGCCGCGGTCAGCAGGAGCAGGGGCTGCCGGCCGGCGGTCGTCGCCCGGCGCAGGAGCGTCCGCGTCCCGGTGGCGAGCTGCCCGAGGGCGGCGGCGACCGGTTCGCCGAGCGCCCGCAGCACGGCTGGGCCGGCCAGCCCACCGGCGGTCAGCCGGGCCAGGGCCAGCAGGGCCAGGGTCAGCCGGGCCGGCGTCCGCAGGACGGGCCGCCGCAGCGTCAGCAGTACGCCCAGGGTCGTCCGCAGGCGCCCGAGGCCCCGCAGCAGGCCCCGGCTCCGCTCGAGGCCGCTCCGGTCGAGAGCACCGTGCAGTTCGCCCGGCCCCGCTTCGAGGCCAGCGAGATCGACCCGCGTGACCCGCTGGGCCTCGGCCTGGTGGAGCCCGTGCTTCCGAGCGTGCCCAACCCGGCGGCCCAGCCGCCGCAGCAGGCATACCCGCAGCAGCAGGCGACCCAGCAGCGTCCGGCCGAGCGTCAGCAGCCGATGGCTCTGCCGACCGGCCCGGGCGGCGAGGACGCCCAGTGGTACCGCAACGACGCCCAGCAGGGTCAGCAGGCCCCGCAGGGCCGGCCGGGTGAGGGCGATGCCCGTACCCGTCCGTACCAGCCGCAGCGCCCCGGCACCACGGCGCCCGGGGCCGACAGTCGGCAGGCATCTCAGCAGCGCCCGCAGCAGGAGCGCCAGCGTCCGAACGGACCGGCCGACGCCCCGTGGCGCCCGTCGGCCAACGACGAGCGCTGGCGGCGGGCCGAGCAGGTTCGCGAGCCCTCGACCAGCGGAGTGACGATGTCCGGTCTTCCCCGGCGTACGCCTCAGGCCAACCTGGTCTCCGGTACCGCCGAGGCGGCGCCGCTGACCGGTCCTCAGGTCTCCCGGGCTCCCGAGGAGGTGCGCGGCCGGCTGACCAACCTGCGCCGCGGTATCCAGCAGGGACGTCAGGCGGGCGTGGACGCTTCGCAGACCGGCCGGCAGGGGCAGCCGCAGCAGCGTTTCGACGGCTTCGGCGGCGCGCGTGGCAACGGGGGTAACGGGGTCAACGGGGGCAACGGCGAGTTCGGCCCAGATCACCAGGAGCGTTGA
- a CDS encoding fumarylacetoacetate hydrolase family protein — protein MRIARFSVREGSPAAGSVSFGVVEGDPSQPESLVVHALAGHPIVSMQLTGESYRLQDIRLLAPILPNKIVAVGRNYAAHAAELGNEVPDVPLTFFKPSTAVIGPTEAIAYPPFSSDVQHEAELAVVIGRMGREVPLERVEEIIFGYTCANDVTARDVQQREGQWARAKGFDTSCPLGPWVETELDPSDLAITCTVNGELKQTGRTSLMVRSIAELIVHISEAMTLLPGDVILTGTPAGVGPLNVGDEVAVSIEGIGTLTNRVIKRG, from the coding sequence GTGCGCATTGCCAGGTTCTCCGTCCGGGAAGGGAGTCCTGCCGCAGGCAGCGTCTCCTTCGGCGTGGTCGAGGGCGACCCCTCCCAGCCCGAGTCTCTGGTCGTCCACGCCCTGGCCGGGCACCCGATCGTCTCGATGCAGCTGACCGGCGAGAGCTACCGGCTGCAGGACATCCGGCTGCTGGCCCCGATCCTGCCGAACAAGATCGTCGCAGTTGGCCGGAACTACGCGGCGCACGCAGCCGAGCTCGGCAACGAGGTCCCCGACGTCCCGCTGACCTTCTTCAAGCCCTCCACCGCGGTCATCGGCCCGACCGAGGCCATCGCCTACCCGCCCTTCTCCTCGGACGTCCAGCACGAGGCGGAGCTGGCCGTGGTGATCGGCCGGATGGGCCGCGAGGTCCCGCTGGAGCGGGTGGAGGAGATCATCTTCGGCTACACCTGCGCCAACGACGTGACCGCCCGCGACGTGCAGCAGCGTGAGGGCCAGTGGGCCCGTGCCAAGGGCTTCGACACCTCCTGCCCCCTCGGCCCGTGGGTCGAGACGGAGCTCGACCCGAGCGATCTGGCGATCACCTGCACCGTCAACGGCGAGCTCAAGCAGACCGGCCGGACCTCCCTGATGGTCCGTTCGATCGCGGAGCTGATCGTGCACATCTCCGAAGCGATGACCCTGCTCCCGGGCGACGTCATCCTCACCGGCACCCCCGCGGGTGTCGGCCCCCTCAACGTCGGCGACGAGGTCGCCGTCTCCATCGAAGGCATCGGCACTCTCACCAACAGGGTGATCAAGCGTGGCTAA
- the ndgR gene encoding IclR family transcriptional regulator NdgR produces MDNSSGVGVLDKAALVLSALESGPATLAGLVAATGLARPTAHRLAVALEHHRLVTRDMQGRFILGPRLAELSAAAGEDRLLATAGPVLTHLRDVTGESAQLYRRQGEMRICVAAAERLSGLRDTVPVGSTLPMKAGSAAQVLLAWEEPERLHRGLQGARFTATALSGVRRRGWAQSIGEREPGVASVSAPVRGPSNRVVAAVSVSGPIERLTRHPGRLHAQAIIEAANRLTEALRRG; encoded by the coding sequence ATGGACAACTCTAGCGGCGTCGGCGTTCTCGACAAGGCCGCTCTGGTGCTGAGCGCACTGGAGTCGGGCCCCGCCACGTTGGCGGGGCTGGTCGCCGCCACCGGCTTGGCGCGGCCCACCGCCCACCGACTCGCCGTCGCACTCGAACATCACCGCCTGGTCACCAGGGACATGCAGGGCCGGTTCATCCTCGGCCCCCGACTTGCCGAACTCTCCGCCGCGGCGGGCGAGGACCGGCTGCTCGCCACCGCGGGCCCGGTCCTGACCCACCTGCGGGACGTCACCGGGGAGAGCGCCCAGCTCTACCGCCGCCAAGGCGAGATGCGTATCTGCGTCGCCGCCGCCGAGCGGCTCTCCGGCCTGCGGGACACCGTCCCGGTCGGCAGCACCCTGCCGATGAAGGCCGGCTCCGCCGCCCAGGTCCTGCTGGCCTGGGAGGAGCCCGAGCGCCTCCACCGCGGCCTTCAGGGCGCCCGGTTCACCGCGACCGCGCTGAGCGGCGTCCGGCGGCGCGGCTGGGCCCAGTCGATCGGCGAGCGGGAGCCGGGCGTGGCGTCCGTCTCCGCGCCCGTACGGGGCCCCTCCAACCGCGTGGTGGCCGCCGTCTCGGTCTCCGGCCCGATCGAGCGTCTGACCCGCCACCCGGGCCGCCTGCACGCCCAGGCCATCATCGAGGCCGCCAACCGCCTGACCGAGGCCCTGCGCCGCGGCTGA
- a CDS encoding HU family DNA-binding protein — translation MNKAQLVEAVAEQLGGRKAAAEAVDAVLDTMVRAVVAGDRVSVTGFGTFEKVERSARFARNPQTGEKVKVKKTSVPRFRPGQGFKDLVSGSKKLPKEGPSVKKAPKGSLTPGKAGTTAAVKRAATKRAATAAAAAPAKKAAAKKTTATAAKKTTAAKKATAVKKATTTKAAATKTTAAKKATAVKKTTAAAPAAKKTTAAKKATAAKKTAPAKKTTTRKTTTRKSTAK, via the coding sequence GTGAACAAGGCTCAGCTTGTCGAAGCGGTGGCCGAGCAGCTGGGCGGTCGCAAGGCTGCCGCAGAGGCCGTCGACGCAGTGCTCGACACCATGGTGCGTGCCGTTGTGGCAGGTGACCGGGTGTCGGTCACCGGCTTCGGCACCTTCGAGAAGGTGGAGCGCTCTGCGCGCTTCGCCCGCAACCCGCAGACCGGCGAGAAGGTCAAGGTCAAGAAGACCTCGGTTCCTCGCTTCCGCCCCGGCCAGGGCTTCAAGGACCTGGTCAGCGGCAGCAAGAAGCTGCCGAAGGAGGGCCCCTCGGTGAAGAAGGCCCCCAAGGGCTCCCTCACCCCGGGCAAGGCCGGCACCACCGCCGCCGTCAAGCGCGCCGCCACCAAGCGCGCCGCCACGGCCGCGGCCGCCGCCCCGGCCAAGAAGGCTGCTGCGAAGAAGACCACCGCAACCGCTGCCAAGAAGACCACCGCCGCCAAGAAGGCGACGGCGGTCAAGAAGGCGACCACCACCAAGGCCGCCGCCACCAAGACCACCGCCGCCAAGAAGGCGACCGCGGTCAAGAAGACCACTGCCGCCGCCCCGGCGGCCAAGAAGACCACCGCCGCCAAGAAGGCGACGGCGGCCAAGAAGACCGCTCCGGCGAAGAAGACCACCACGCGCAAGACCACCACGCGCAAGTCCACCGCCAAGTAA
- a CDS encoding roadblock/LC7 domain-containing protein, with protein MSQAAQNLNWLITNFVDNTPGVSHTVVVSADGLLLAMSEGFPRDRADQLAAVASGLTSLTSGASRIFEGGDVNQTVVEMERGFLFLMAVSDGSSLAVLAAPDSDIGLVGYEMALLVDRAGAVLTPALRAELQGSLLH; from the coding sequence ATGAGCCAGGCCGCACAGAACCTGAACTGGCTGATCACCAATTTCGTGGACAACACCCCCGGGGTGTCCCACACAGTGGTGGTCTCCGCCGACGGTCTCCTGCTCGCGATGTCCGAAGGCTTCCCCCGGGACCGCGCCGACCAGCTCGCCGCAGTCGCCTCCGGCCTCACCTCGCTGACCTCGGGCGCGTCCCGGATCTTCGAGGGCGGCGACGTCAACCAGACCGTCGTCGAAATGGAGCGCGGCTTCCTCTTCCTCATGGCGGTCAGCGACGGCTCCTCCCTCGCCGTCCTCGCCGCCCCCGACTCCGACATCGGCCTCGTCGGCTACGAAATGGCACTCCTCGTCGACCGCGCCGGCGCCGTCCTCACCCCCGCTCTTCGCGCAGAACTTCAGGGCAGCCTGCTGCACTGA